CGACGCCCGGCCGGTCAGGGGGCGGCGATGAGCGTGGCGGAGGTCTGGGGCGCGCGTCCCGACGAGGTGGCCCGCCGGTACGCGTGCGACGACGAGGCCGCCGACCACCCGGTGCGGCTCGTGCGGGCGGTCGCCGTGCCCGCGCCGCGCGACGTCGCGTTCGGGTGGCTGTGCCAGCTGCGGCTCGCGCCGTACAGCTACGACCTCCTCGACAACGGCGGCCGGCGCAGCCCGCGGTCCCGCACCGTCGACCCGTCGGAGCTGACCCCGGGCACGGCGATGATGCGGATCTTCGCGCTCACGTCCGTCGAGCCGGGGGCCCACCTCACGATGCGGATCGTCGACCGGCGCGCGCTCGCGCTGTTCGGGCCGGTGACCGTGACGTACGCGGTGCACGACGACGGGCCGGGCCGGTCGCGCTACGTCGCCGTCCTGCGCATCGGCTCGCGACGGCAGGGTCGGCTGGTCCGGGCCGGTCGCGCGCTGCTCGCGTGGGGCGACCTCGTGATGATGCGCAAGCAGCTCCTGACGCTGGCCGCGCTCGCGGGCCGGGAGGCGCGGCAGGCGCCCGTCAGGCCCGCGAGCGACCCGCGCTGACCGCGTCGCCCGCTGACCGCCCGGGTCGCACGTCACGCCGCAGGTAGCCCCACGCGAGGACCGCGCACGCGACGCCGTTGACGAACCCCATGGCCACGTCGGTGAGCGAGTGCATGCCCCGGTACATCCGACCGACCCCCACGGCGAACGGCACGAGCACGCACAGGATCGTCGCGACCCACCGCAGCACGGGGTTGCCGATCCGCTGGCACAGCGCGGCGAGCGTCAGGTAGAACGCGGTCGCGGCACCCGTGTGGCCGCTCGGGTACGACGACGTCGGCGGGGAGACGTCGAGCTGCTCGACCTCGGGCCGGGTGCGGCCGACGACCAGCGCGGACGTGAGGAAGACGATCGCCTGCAGCGACACCGCGAGGCCCGGCACGACCGCGAACCACCACTGCTTGGTGCGCCACCAGATCAGCCCGATCGCGAGCGCGCACGCGCCGATGATGAACTCGGTCTGGCCGATCCCGGACAGCACCGTGGTGAGCGTGTTCAGCGCGTCGGTGCGGCGGCTGACGAACCACTCGTTGACGCCCGCCTCGGACGGCAGGTTGCCGAGCGGCCCGACGATCAGCAGGCCGACGCCGACGATCAGTAGCCACAGCCCGACGGCCGGCAGCAGCGCGCGGCGGGACAGGTCGTGCCAGAACTGGCGGGACGTCGGGGCCGACGTGTCCAGCTCGTAGCGGTGCAGGAACTCGTGCACTCAGGGCTCCTCACGGGGGACGGGCGTCCCGGCGGTGCGCCGGGCGGCGGGGGACGGGGTGGCCGGCGTGACGTCGTCGTCGCGTCGGGCCGGCTCGGGCACGGCGTCGCCGCCGTGCGGCACGTCGGGGACGTCCGCGGGCGGCGGGGTGTCGGCGCCCCAGCCGCGGTAGCCGACGTAGGACGCACCCGCGATGGCGACGCCCAGGAGGATCCCGGCGACGACGTCGGACGGGTAGTGCACACCGAGCATCACCCGGTCGGCCGCGGTGACGACGACCGCGAGCCCCGCGACCGCGGGCACCACGACGCGTCCGACGCGGCCGAGCAGGGGCCAGACGAGCAGGGTGAGCGTGACGGCCACGACGGCGGTGTTGGTCGCGTGGCCGGACGGGAAGCTGGACCCGGGCGCGTGCTCGACGGCGTCCTCGACGACGGGCCGGGCGCGCTGCACGAGTCCCTTCGCGGCGAGCTGGAGGACCCACCCGGCGAGCAGCGTGCCGACCGCCCACAGCGCGCGCGTGCCGAGCCGGTGCCGCCGCCACACCCACAGGCACACCAGCGCCCCGGCCGCGTTGACGAACACCGCGCGGAACGCCTCCTGCCACACGACGAGTGCCGTGCGCAGCGTCGGGTCGGCGCGCGTGACGTCGGTCGCGGCGGCGATCACGGCCTCGTCGAACCGCACGACGGCGGTCACCTGGGCGCGCACCAGGAACGCGAGCACGACCACGGGCAGCGCGACGACGGCACCCAGCGTCGCGGCGCGCACGAGGGCGCGGCGGCGGACGGTGGTGGCGCGCATGCGGTGAGGGTAGGTGCGCGGACGCGCGCGCGCCCGGCGAGACGGTGGGGGTCAGCCGACGGTGGTCACGACGGTGCCCGCGGGCGCCTGCCAGAGCACGTCGAGCACGTCGTCGGTCACCCGCACGCACCCGTTCGACACGGCCCCGCGACCGCGCAGGGTCGTCGTGTGGATCGCGGTGACCGCCGTGCCCGTGGGCTTGTCGTAGTGGTCGATCGTCTCGCTCTGGGTCGAGAGCGGCAGGACGCGCGGGGTCGTCGTGCCGGGCTCCGACCAGCGCAGGCCGAGCAGGAACGCCAGGCCGTGCGGGGTCGGTGTCGCGGGTGCACCCGTGGCGACGACGGGGAACGTGCGCACCGACGTGCCGTCGTCGACGGTGAGCGTCTGGGCGGCGACGTCGACGACGACCGACCAGTCGGTGCCCGCGGGCATGAGGTCGTCCGCGCGGACCCACCCCGTGCGCCCGTTGACCTGCGCGCGGTCGTCGCGCGGGAGCGCCCCCCTCGTCGCGAGCAGCACGCGGACCCAGCCGGGGGACTCGTCGACGACGGGCAGGACGTTCGCGGCGCCGAGCACGTCGGTCGGCAGCACGCCGACGGCCGGCCCGCCGACGCTCGCGTGGACCGCCGTGGGCTCCGACACGACGACCGTGCGCCAACGCCCCAGTGACGGGTCGTCGTTCTCGAGCGGCGTGAGCCCCTCGCTGCCGGGCAGGCCGGGCACCACGTGCAGCACGTCGACCACGGGCAGCGTCGTGAGGTCGACGGGTGCCGGGGGTGGGGGCGCGGCGACCTTGGCGACGGCGACCGGTGCGGCGAGCACGACGGGCTGCGGTGCGGTGGCGGCGCCCGCGTCGGCGCACCCCGTCAGGCCCACGACCAGCGCGACCACGGCGGCCGCACCGGCCGCGCGGCGGCTGTCGGCGACGGGCGTGCGCACGGGGACCTCCGGGACGGGGAGATCCCATCGTCCGCCAGACGCGGCCCCCGCGGCAAAGGGGTGCGTCAGATCGCGGTCGCGTCCCCGATCCGGTGGTAGGTGCGGTCGTGGTAGACGAGCGGCGTGACCTCGTCGGTCGTGCCGTGCGCGAGCGCCCGGACGGACACGAGGTAGGAGCCGCCGACGGGCGTGCGCTGCACGACGCGGCCGCGCACCCACGAGACGGCACCGTCGATCACGGGCTCGCCCGACGGCAGCGCCGACCAGCCGCCGGCGGCGAACCGGTCGATCCCGCTCGTGGCGAACCGGGCCGACACGTCGTCCTGCGCGCCGGACAGGAAGCTGATCGCGAGCGTCCGGGCGCGCGAGACGGCGGGCCACGACGACGACGTCGACGCGAGCGAGAACGCGAGCAGCGGCGGCGCGGCGGACACGGAGATGACGGACGTCGCGGTGAAGCCGACGAGCCGCTCGCCGTCGCGGAGCGTGACGACCGCGACTCCGGCGGGGTGGCGGCGGAACACGTCCTTGTACGCGTCGGGCGTGAGCTGCTCCTCGTCGTGCAGCGCGAGGTCGGCGTCGAGGGCGCGCAGGATCTCGGCGGTCATCGCAGCGCCTCCGCGAGGTCGGCGGCGTCGCGGACGGCGCGACGCAGCGGTTCGGCCGCCCGGTCGAGCCACCGGTCGACGACGGCGTCGAGGGCTGCCGGATCCCGCAGGTCCGTCTCGGTGACGACGAGCGCCCGCGTCGGGACGGTCGCGCCGAGCTCGACGAGCAGGGGCCGCAGGTGCACCTCGCCGACGAGCGCGTGCGCGGGGGAGCCCGTGACGACGAGCGGGACCCCGACGACCCCGGCCAGCCCGTCGGGCCCGTACCCGTCGAGGAACGCCTTGAGCAGGCCCGTGTACGACGCCTTGTAGACGGGCGTCGCGACGACGAGGACACCCGCCGCGGCGACGGTCCGCAGCGCCGCGTCGGCGGCCGGGCGCTCGGCGGCGAACAGCTCGCCCGCGACGTCGGCGAGGTCGACCGTCGTGACCCCGTCGGTCGTGGGACCGGCGGGGTCGGCGCCGAGGTGGGGCAGCAGGCGGCCGGCGACGTGCTCGGCCGTGCTGCGGGTGCGGGAGGCCGGGCGCGGGTTGCCCACGAGGGCGACGACGCTCGGACCAGTCAGGTGGCTCACGGTGCGGCTCCTTCACGTTCACGCTTGCCGCACCGGGCGGTGCGGCCTGGTCATCTCCCGGAGCACCCCGTCGTGGAGGGGTTGCTGACCAGCGAGCCGGGGCTTGCGTGCTGGTGCTCGTGACCTGGCCGCGGTTTCTACCAGCGGTCGTGGCGGCGGCAAGGGGTCGGCGGACGTCTTCTCGATATACGGACAAGAACGGTCGGGATTTCGCGGCGCCGTGCGGGGAGGGCGCCGGCCTCGTCGCCGTGCCACGATCGCCGCATGACGGACGTCGGCGACGCGCACGTGCTCCCCGCGACCGCCGTGACCAACCTGCGCGACCTCGGCGGCCGCGCGACCGCGGACGGCGGGACCGTCGCGCGCGGTGTCGCGTTCCGCTCGGCCGAGCTCACGTCGGACGGTGTCGCGGACGACCCCGCCCTCGCCGCGCTCGGCCTCCGGACGGTCGTCGACCTGCGCACGGCCGCTGAGCGGGAGGCCCGCCCCGAACGGCTGCCCGCGGGTGCGCGGCTCGTCGAGCTCGACGTGCTCGCCGACCTCCCCGGCGCCGCCGCAGCCCAGGCGGCGACGCTGCTCACCCGCCCCGCGGCCCTGCTCGAGACGCTCGACGGCATGGACGTCGCCGAGCAGATGCGCGCCACGTACCGGCGGCTCGTCTCGGCACCGGCGGCGCTCGCGGGCTACGCGGCGTTCGCGCGGACCGTCCTCGACGCGCAAGGCACGCCGGTCCTGTTCCACTGCACGGCCGGCAAGGACCGCACGGGCTGGGCCGCGACGGTGCTGCTCCTCGCGGCGGGCGTCGACGAGGACGGCGCGATGGACGAGTTCCTCGCCGTGAACCCGGCGGTCCGGGCCACGTTCGCACCGCTGCTCGCACAGCTCGACGCGGCAGGCGGCGACGCGACGCTCGTCACGCCGTTCCTCGAGGTGCGGCCCGACTACCTGCGGGCCGCGCTCGACACGATGCAGGCCCGGTTCGGCTCGTTCGACGGGTACCTCGCCGACGGCCTCGGTCTCACGCCCGTCGAGGTCGAGGCCCTGCGCCGCACGCTCCGCGCCGACGCCTGAGACCCGCCGCGCGCGGGGGTTCGTCCGGTTGGTCCGTTCGAGTGGTCCGGTATGTCCGATGTTGCCGGGCCCCCGACGTGCACTGACGATGGACCGACCCGGGCCGACGGAAGGCGGACGCATGCACGAGGACGAGCTGGTCTCCCCCATCCGCAAGGGTGCGCACGACATCGCGCTCGACCGCGAGCGCATGCGGCGTCGACGCGTGTACCGGCTCGCGGCCGTCGTGCTGGCGGCCGAGGCGTACGTGATCGTGAGTGCGCTGCTCGGCCGGAGCCCGCTCCCGGCCCTGCCGGAGGTCGACCCGCTGATCCTCGTCCCCGTGCTGTTCTTCGCCGCGCTGCTCGTGCTGCTCGTCGGCACGCAGGTCGGCTCGGCGCGCTCGCCGCACCTCACGTACCGCCCCGAGCAGGTTGACGTGCGCCTGGACGACGTCATCGGGATCGACCCGGTGAAGGAGGACGTGCGCCGCTCGATCGACCTGTTCCAGACGCACCGGCGGTTCGCCGACCAGATGGGCGGCACGCCGCGCCGCGGCCTGCTCTTCGAGGGGCTGCCGGGCACGGGCAAGACGATGACCGCGAAGGCGATGGCCGCCGAGGCCGGCGTGCCGTTCCTGTTCGTGTCCGCGACGTCGTTCCAGTCGATGTACTACGGCGCGACCGCGCGCAAGATCCGCGCGTACTTCCGGGCGCTGCGGCGGGCGGCGCGCACCGAGGGCGGCGCGATCGGGTTCATCGAGGAGATCGACGCGATCGCGATGCGTCGCGGCGGCCTGCTCGCGTCGTCGTCGCGCACGGTCGTCGGGGCGGCGACGGCGGGGACGCCCGGAGTCGTCACGAACGCCGCGATCAGCGAGGGCACGGGTGGCGTCGTCAACGAGCTGCTCGTGCAGATGCAGTCGTTCGACGAGCCGACGGGCGGCGACAAGGTCTACAACCGGCTGGTCGCCGCGGTGAACCTGTTCCTGCCGGCGACGCGTCAGATCCGCCAGCGTCGTCCCGGACGCGCCCCGATCCTGCTCATCGCGGCGACGAACCGCGCCGACTCGCTCGACCCCGCGCTGCTGCGCCCGGGTCGGTTCGACCGCCGGCTCACGTTCTCCGCGCCGGACGCGCACGGCCGCCGCGCGCTCGTCGACCACTTCCTGGCCCGCCGCGCGCACGACGCCGAGCTCGACGACCCCGTCGCCCGGGACCGTGTCGCGGCGTCGACGAACGGCTGGACACCCGTGATGATCGAGCACCTGCTCGACGAGGCGCTGGTCAACGCGCTGCGCCGCGGCTCGCTCACGATGTCGTTCCAGGACGTCGAGACGGCCCGCATCACCGAGATGGTCGGCATCGGCCAGCCCGTCCGCTACACGCGCGCCGAGCAGGAGCTCATCGCGACGCACGAGGCGGGCCACGCCGTGACGGCGTGGCTGGTCGCCCCGAACCGGTCGCTCGAGGTCCTCACGATCATCCGTCGCGGCGAGGCGCTCGGGCTGCTCGCGCACGGCGACTGCGAGGAGGTCTGGACGCGGTCGCAGGGCGACCTGCGCGCGCTCGTGCAGATCGCGATGGGCGGCTGGGTCGCGGAGGAGCTGTTCTTCGGCCAGACGACGACCGGCCCGGCCAGCGACCTGGCGGCGGCGACGCGGACCGCGGCGCAGATGGTCGGGGCGGCGGGCATGACGGGGTCGCTCGTGTCGTTCCTCGCGACGGAGAAGCCGCTGGTCGACGCGGTGGTGAGCGACGAGCGCGCCCGCGAGCAGCTCGAGCAGGTGCTGGAGGACGCGCGCGCGACCGTCCGGCGGCTGCTCTCCCGGCACCGGTACCTGGTCGAGGCGCTGCGTGACGCGCTGCTGGAGAGGCACGAGCTGCTGGGTCGGGAGATCACGGACGTGCTGGTCGCCGCGCACGAGGCCGCGACGCGCGGCGCCGACGCGGTGGTCCCGCAGCTCGCCGACGAGCCCTCCCGCCCGACTCCCGCCGCCGTGCCGCTGGGCGGTCCGACCGCCTGACGTGCGGCCCGGTTCCGTCGGCTCCGTCAGCGGAAGGCGGAGGGCGCGCGCGGTCGACGGTGGTGCGGCGCGGCGGGTGGCCGCCGATCGCGTTAGCGTGCGTGACCGTGCCCGAGGGTCATACCGTCCACCGCATCGCCCGCCAGCTCGCCGCCGACTTCGCCGGTTACCGGCTCGCGGTGTCCTCCCCGCAGGGCCGCTTCGCTGCCGGTGCCGCACGCCTCGACGGGCGGGTCCTGACCGAGGTGGCCGCGGTCGGCAAGCAGCTCTTCGCGACGTTCGAGGGCGGCGACGTGCTGCGCGTGCACCTCGGGCTGTACGGCGCGTGGGACTTCTACGGCGACATCTCGCCGATCGTCGACGGCCAGGACGCACGCGGGT
The sequence above is a segment of the Cellulomonas fimi genome. Coding sequences within it:
- a CDS encoding SRPBCC family protein; translated protein: MSVAEVWGARPDEVARRYACDDEAADHPVRLVRAVAVPAPRDVAFGWLCQLRLAPYSYDLLDNGGRRSPRSRTVDPSELTPGTAMMRIFALTSVEPGAHLTMRIVDRRALALFGPVTVTYAVHDDGPGRSRYVAVLRIGSRRQGRLVRAGRALLAWGDLVMMRKQLLTLAALAGREARQAPVRPASDPR
- a CDS encoding phosphatase PAP2 family protein, with the protein product MHEFLHRYELDTSAPTSRQFWHDLSRRALLPAVGLWLLIVGVGLLIVGPLGNLPSEAGVNEWFVSRRTDALNTLTTVLSGIGQTEFIIGACALAIGLIWWRTKQWWFAVVPGLAVSLQAIVFLTSALVVGRTRPEVEQLDVSPPTSSYPSGHTGAATAFYLTLAALCQRIGNPVLRWVATILCVLVPFAVGVGRMYRGMHSLTDVAMGFVNGVACAVLAWGYLRRDVRPGRSAGDAVSAGRSRA
- a CDS encoding phosphatase PAP2 family protein is translated as MRATTVRRRALVRAATLGAVVALPVVVLAFLVRAQVTAVVRFDEAVIAAATDVTRADPTLRTALVVWQEAFRAVFVNAAGALVCLWVWRRHRLGTRALWAVGTLLAGWVLQLAAKGLVQRARPVVEDAVEHAPGSSFPSGHATNTAVVAVTLTLLVWPLLGRVGRVVVPAVAGLAVVVTAADRVMLGVHYPSDVVAGILLGVAIAGASYVGYRGWGADTPPPADVPDVPHGGDAVPEPARRDDDVTPATPSPAARRTAGTPVPREEP
- a CDS encoding L,D-transpeptidase codes for the protein MRTPVADSRRAAGAAAVVALVVGLTGCADAGAATAPQPVVLAAPVAVAKVAAPPPPAPVDLTTLPVVDVLHVVPGLPGSEGLTPLENDDPSLGRWRTVVVSEPTAVHASVGGPAVGVLPTDVLGAANVLPVVDESPGWVRVLLATRGALPRDDRAQVNGRTGWVRADDLMPAGTDWSVVVDVAAQTLTVDDGTSVRTFPVVATGAPATPTPHGLAFLLGLRWSEPGTTTPRVLPLSTQSETIDHYDKPTGTAVTAIHTTTLRGRGAVSNGCVRVTDDVLDVLWQAPAGTVVTTVG
- a CDS encoding flavin reductase family protein, with the translated sequence MTAEILRALDADLALHDEEQLTPDAYKDVFRRHPAGVAVVTLRDGERLVGFTATSVISVSAAPPLLAFSLASTSSSWPAVSRARTLAISFLSGAQDDVSARFATSGIDRFAAGGWSALPSGEPVIDGAVSWVRGRVVQRTPVGGSYLVSVRALAHGTTDEVTPLVYHDRTYHRIGDATAI
- a CDS encoding NADPH-dependent FMN reductase — encoded protein: MSHLTGPSVVALVGNPRPASRTRSTAEHVAGRLLPHLGADPAGPTTDGVTTVDLADVAGELFAAERPAADAALRTVAAAGVLVVATPVYKASYTGLLKAFLDGYGPDGLAGVVGVPLVVTGSPAHALVGEVHLRPLLVELGATVPTRALVVTETDLRDPAALDAVVDRWLDRAAEPLRRAVRDAADLAEALR
- a CDS encoding tyrosine-protein phosphatase, with amino-acid sequence MTDVGDAHVLPATAVTNLRDLGGRATADGGTVARGVAFRSAELTSDGVADDPALAALGLRTVVDLRTAAEREARPERLPAGARLVELDVLADLPGAAAAQAATLLTRPAALLETLDGMDVAEQMRATYRRLVSAPAALAGYAAFARTVLDAQGTPVLFHCTAGKDRTGWAATVLLLAAGVDEDGAMDEFLAVNPAVRATFAPLLAQLDAAGGDATLVTPFLEVRPDYLRAALDTMQARFGSFDGYLADGLGLTPVEVEALRRTLRADA
- a CDS encoding AAA family ATPase codes for the protein MHEDELVSPIRKGAHDIALDRERMRRRRVYRLAAVVLAAEAYVIVSALLGRSPLPALPEVDPLILVPVLFFAALLVLLVGTQVGSARSPHLTYRPEQVDVRLDDVIGIDPVKEDVRRSIDLFQTHRRFADQMGGTPRRGLLFEGLPGTGKTMTAKAMAAEAGVPFLFVSATSFQSMYYGATARKIRAYFRALRRAARTEGGAIGFIEEIDAIAMRRGGLLASSSRTVVGAATAGTPGVVTNAAISEGTGGVVNELLVQMQSFDEPTGGDKVYNRLVAAVNLFLPATRQIRQRRPGRAPILLIAATNRADSLDPALLRPGRFDRRLTFSAPDAHGRRALVDHFLARRAHDAELDDPVARDRVAASTNGWTPVMIEHLLDEALVNALRRGSLTMSFQDVETARITEMVGIGQPVRYTRAEQELIATHEAGHAVTAWLVAPNRSLEVLTIIRRGEALGLLAHGDCEEVWTRSQGDLRALVQIAMGGWVAEELFFGQTTTGPASDLAAATRTAAQMVGAAGMTGSLVSFLATEKPLVDAVVSDERAREQLEQVLEDARATVRRLLSRHRYLVEALRDALLERHELLGREITDVLVAAHEAATRGADAVVPQLADEPSRPTPAAVPLGGPTA